A DNA window from Candidatus Abawacabacteria bacterium contains the following coding sequences:
- a CDS encoding SufD family Fe-S cluster assembly protein, with protein sequence MDKELSKQIKKQQYGLGIFALLPAISDDHFSAATYHIASKTTIQSIPLIKAGKKFNVLFDLNTAFAATIIPKGILAKVKESAILIHVPANTKAADAYTVDIDGFAGFSIGCVCILVEASSDVHIIIKHTQATSQLLVHTICEANAKLSLVHLTPQYPQPYHYYQHNIIQTKAQYSGLELIRNADLVQSHVTTQLAGAESAAFQGHIDFGSRESKHDLFVGMHHEGAGSTSEMLSKVILRDRSHTVYRSMIKITEDADKVSGQQKEQTLLLSPQARIDAIPMLDITNDSVSCSHSASMSNLDQEQLFYLQSRGFSYEQAESLIVQGFYSDVLKYFSNLALCALIHDYTSPLHL encoded by the coding sequence ATGGACAAAGAATTAAGCAAACAGATTAAGAAGCAACAATATGGATTAGGCATTTTTGCTTTGCTACCAGCGATCAGTGATGATCACTTTTCTGCAGCTACTTATCATATTGCTAGTAAAACTACGATACAGAGTATTCCCTTAATAAAAGCGGGAAAAAAATTCAATGTTTTATTTGATTTAAATACTGCTTTTGCTGCTACCATCATACCTAAGGGAATTTTGGCCAAAGTGAAAGAATCTGCAATTCTGATCCATGTTCCCGCAAACACCAAAGCTGCTGATGCCTACACTGTCGATATAGATGGATTCGCGGGCTTTAGCATCGGCTGTGTTTGTATCTTGGTGGAAGCATCCAGTGATGTCCATATCATTATCAAACATACGCAAGCTACTAGTCAGCTATTGGTACATACCATATGTGAAGCCAATGCCAAGTTAAGTTTGGTTCACCTCACTCCTCAATACCCCCAACCCTATCACTATTATCAACACAATATTATCCAGACAAAAGCTCAATATTCTGGCTTGGAACTAATTCGCAATGCTGACCTAGTTCAGTCTCATGTCACTACTCAATTAGCGGGAGCCGAAAGCGCTGCATTCCAAGGGCATATTGATTTTGGCTCAAGAGAAAGTAAACACGATCTTTTTGTGGGCATGCACCATGAAGGAGCTGGTTCCACTTCAGAAATGCTGAGCAAAGTAATTCTTAGAGATAGATCACATACTGTTTATCGCAGTATGATCAAAATTACAGAAGATGCTGACAAGGTATCTGGTCAACAAAAAGAACAAACATTACTCCTTAGTCCCCAAGCCAGGATTGATGCCATTCCCATGTTGGATATTACTAATGATTCAGTTAGTTGCAGCCACAGTGCTAGTATGAGTAATCTAGACCAGGAGCAATTATTCTATTTACAATCACGAGGCTTTTCTTATGAGCAAGCGGAAAGTCTCATCGTACAAGGATTTTACAGCGATGTCCTAAAATACTTCTCCAACCTGGCGCTTTGTGCCCTAATTCATGACTACACCTCGCCTCTTCATTTATAA